One window from the genome of Chaetodon trifascialis isolate fChaTrf1 chromosome 20, fChaTrf1.hap1, whole genome shotgun sequence encodes:
- the nedd4l gene encoding E3 ubiquitin-protein ligase NEDD4-like isoform X5, translating to MAATYEPIYGLSEDEHETRVLRVKVIAGIDLAKKDIIGASDPYVKLSLYVADENRELALVQTKTIKKTLNPKWNEEFYFRVCPQNHRLLFEVFDENRLTRDDFLGQVDVPLSHLPTEDPAMERPYTFKDFLLRPRSHKSRVKGYLRLKMAYLPKQGGQEEEAGEMREEAEGWDESADSGSQRPQQLLPPLPPGWEEKVDNLGRTYYVNHNNRSTQWKRPSNMDVISETESDNQQRQIHQEAHRVFRSRRHISEDLENEHLEPRELDNSWELITEEDPNDSMAQSLPGPSSVMTPQHPPTPVTQEFSEDLNLRLSLTPDSNGEVPGPSSALGQLSNRLRSSSMTDGVSDQAQAPPLMSPSATAYTLTTPGLPPGWEERKDGKGRTYYVNHNNRTTTWTRPIVQLTEDGASTSAAAAAAAASAAAASASGGASALPPASTPSSSSNASNNHLHEPQVRRPRSLSSPTVTLSTPLEGANNIQVRRAVKDTFSNPQSPQPSPYSSPKSQHKTQQSFLPPGWEMRIAPNGRPFFIDHNSRTTTWEDPRLKYPVHMRNKNSMEPGELGPLPPGWEERVHSDGRTFYIDHNTKNTQWEDPRLQSPAITGPAVPYSREFKQKYDYFRKKLKKPADIPNRFEMKLHRNNIFEESYRRIMSLKRPDVLKARLWIEFESEKGLDYGGVAREWFFLLSKEMFNPYYGLFEYSATDNYTLQINPNSGLCNEDHLSYFKFIGRVAGMAVFHGKLLDGFFIRPFYKMMLGKQISLKDMESVDSEYYNSLKWILENDPTELDLRFCIDEDNFGQTYQVDLKPSGSDMVVTNENKKEYIDLVIQWRFVNRVQKQMNAFLEGFTELILIDLIKIFDENELELLMCGLGDVDVNDWRQHTVYKNGYCPNHPVIQWFWKVVLLMDAEKRIRLLQFVTGTSRVPMNGFAELYGSNGPQLFTIEQWGTPDKLPRAHTCFNRLDLPTYESFEDLREKLLMAVENAQGFEGVD from the exons ACCCTCAACCCCAAATGGAACGAAGAATTCTACTTCAGA GTGTGTCCGCAGAATCACAGGCTACTCTTTGAGGTGTTTGATGAAAACAGATTG ACCAGAGATGATTTCCTGGGACAAGTTGACGTTCCTCTCAGTCATTTGCCG ACAGAGGACCCTGCCATGGAGCGTCCCTACACGTTTAAAGACTTCCTCTTGCGGCCCAGAAG TCACAAGTCCAGGGTGAAGGGTTACCTGCGTCTAAAGATGGCCTATCTGCCCAAACAaggaggacaagaggaggaggctggagagatgagggaggaggctgag GGATGGGATGAGTCTGCGGACTCAGGCTCCCAGCGGCCCCAGCAGCTGCTGCCCCCATTGCCCCCAGGCTGGGAAGAGAAGGTGGACAACCTGGGACGCACGTACTACGTCAACCACAACAACCGCTCTACGCAGTGGAAACGGCCCTCTAACAT ggATGTGATTTCAGAGACTGAGAGTGACAATCAGCAGCGGCAGATCCATCAGGAAGCACACCGTGTTTTCCGTTCGAGGCGTCACATCAGCGAAGACCTAGAGAATGAGCACCTGGAGCCCAGGGAACTGGACAAT TCCTGGGAGCTCATCACGGAAGAGGATCCTAACGACAGCATGGCCCAGTCTCTGCCCGGCCCCTCCTCCGTCATGACCCCACAACACCCGCCGACACCCGTCACCCAGGAGTTCTCCGAAGACTTAAATCTGAGGCTGTCCCTCACTCCCGATAGCAACGGCGAAGTGCCAGGGcccagctctgctctg GGCCAGCTGTCAAACAGGCTCCGATCCTCCAGTATGACCGACGGTGTCAGCGATCAGGCCCAGGCTCCTCCTCTTATG TCTCCCTCTGCGACTGCCTACACCTTGACCACCCCTGGCCTGCCCCCTggatgggaggagaggaaggacggCAAGGGAAGAACTTATTACGTCAACCATAACAACCGCACCACTACCTGGACTAGGCCAATTGTGCAG CTCACTGAAGACGGAGCCagcacctcagcagcagcagcagcagcagcagcatcagcagcagcagcatcagcatcaggaGGAGCCTCGGCCTTGCCACCCGcatccaccccctcctcctcttccaatGCCTCCAACAACCACCTCCATGAGCCCCAAGTCCGACGACCTCGTAGCCTCAGCTCCCCCACTGTCACCCTTTCCACCCCCTTGGAG gGAGCCAACAACATCCAGGTGCGGAGGGCTGTGAAGGACACGTTCTCCAACCCGCAGTCTCCCCAGCCGTCCCCCTACAGCTCCCCCAAGTCACAGCACAAGACACAGCAGAGCTTCCTGCCCCCAGGCTGGGAGATGAGGATAGCCCCCAATGGACGGCCATTCTTCATCGACCACAACAGCAGAACCACCACCTGG GAGGACCCCAGGTTGAAATATCCAGTCCATATGAGGAATAAGAACTCAATGGAGCCGGGCGAGCTTGGTCCTCTTCCT cCTGGATGGGAGGAAAGGGTTCACTCAGACGGACGCACTTTCTACATTGACCACA ATACAAAGAACACACAATGGGAGGACCCTCGTCTGCAGAGTCCAGCCATCACAGGACCT GCCGTTCCCTACTCCAGAGAGTTCAAGCAGAAATACGACTACTTCAGGAAGAAATTGAAGAAACCG GCTGACATCCCCAACCGATTCGAGATGAAGTTACACAGGAACAACATCTTTGAAGAGTCGTACCGTCGAATCATGTCCCTGAAGAGGCCTGATGTCCTGAAGGCGCGGCTGTGGATCGAGTTTGAGTCGGAGAAAGGACTGGACTACGGTGGTGTGGCCAGAGAGTGGTTCTTCCTCCTATCGAAGGAGATGTTCAACCCTTACTACGGCCTGTTCGAATACTCTGCCAC GGACAACTACACTCTCCAGATCAATCCCAACTCTGGCCTGTGCAACGAGGACCACCTCTCCTACTTCAAGTTCATCGGACGTGTGGCAGGAATGGCTGTGTTTCATGGAAAACTGCTGGATG GTTTTTTCATCCGACCCTTCTACAAGATGATGCTGGGGAAGCAGATCTCTCTTAAAGACATGGAGTCTGTG GACAGTGAATACTACAACTCTCTGAAGTGGATTCTGGAGAATGATCCCACTGAGCTGGACCTGAGGTTTTGTATTGATGAGGACAACTTTGGACAG ACGTATCAGGTGGACTTGAAGCCCAGCGGCTCAGACATGGTGGTCACCAATGAGAACAAAAAGGAATACATAGA CCTGGTCATCCAGTGGAGGTTTGTCAATCGGGTCCAGAAGCAGATGAACGCCTTCTTGGAG GGCTTCACTGAGCTCATTCTCATAGATCTGATCAAGATCTTCGATGAAAACGAACTGGAG CTGCTCATGTGTGGTCTTGGTGACGTCGACGTCAACGACTGGAGACAACACACTGTTTACAAGAACGGCTACTGTCCCAACCATCCTGTTATACAGTGGTTCTGGAAG GTCGTCCTGTTGATGGATGCTGAAAAGAGGATCCGACTCCTCCAGTTTGTTACGGGAACGTCACGAGTGCCCATGAATGGCTTTGCTGAGCTCTATG gtTCTAATGGACCTCAGCTGTTCACAATTGAACAGTGGGGAACACCAGATAAGCTGCCAAGAGCCCACACCTG TTTCAACCGCTTGGATCTGCCCACTTATGAGTCGTTTGAGGACCTGAGAGAGAAACTCCTCATGGCGGTGGAGAACGCACAGGGCTTCGAGGGGGTCGACTAA
- the nedd4l gene encoding E3 ubiquitin-protein ligase NEDD4-like isoform X4, with product MAATYEPIYGLSEDEHETRVLRVKVIAGIDLAKKDIIGASDPYVKLSLYVADENRELALVQTKTIKKTLNPKWNEEFYFRVCPQNHRLLFEVFDENRLTRDDFLGQVDVPLSHLPTEDPAMERPYTFKDFLLRPRSHKSRVKGYLRLKMAYLPKQGGQEEEAGEMREEAEGWDESADSGSQRPQQLLPPLPPGWEEKVDNLGRTYYVNHNNRSTQWKRPSNMDVISETESDNQQRQIHQEAHRVFRSRRHISEDLENEHLEPRELDNSWELITEEDPNDSMAQSLPGPSSVMTPQHPPTPVTQEFSEDLNLRLSLTPDSNGEVPGPSSALGQLSNRLRSSSMTDGVSDQAQAPPLMQGSQTRRTRAQTVSGGEESMSPSATAYTLTTPGLPPGWEERKDGKGRTYYVNHNNRTTTWTRPIVQLTEDGASTSAAAAAAAASAAAASASGGASALPPASTPSSSSNASNNHLHEPQVRRPRSLSSPTVTLSTPLEGANNIQVRRAVKDTFSNPQSPQPSPYSSPKSQHKTQQSFLPPGWEMRIAPNGRPFFIDHNSRTTTWEDPRLKYPVHMRNKNSMEPGELGPLPPGWEERVHSDGRTFYIDHNTKNTQWEDPRLQSPAITGPAVPYSREFKQKYDYFRKKLKKPADIPNRFEMKLHRNNIFEESYRRIMSLKRPDVLKARLWIEFESEKGLDYGGVAREWFFLLSKEMFNPYYGLFEYSATDNYTLQINPNSGLCNEDHLSYFKFIGRVAGMAVFHGKLLDGFFIRPFYKMMLGKQISLKDMESVDSEYYNSLKWILENDPTELDLRFCIDEDNFGQTYQVDLKPSGSDMVVTNENKKEYIDLVIQWRFVNRVQKQMNAFLEGFTELILIDLIKIFDENELELLMCGLGDVDVNDWRQHTVYKNGYCPNHPVIQWFWKVVLLMDAEKRIRLLQFVTGTSRVPMNGFAELYGSNGPQLFTIEQWGTPDKLPRAHTCFNRLDLPTYESFEDLREKLLMAVENAQGFEGVD from the exons ACCCTCAACCCCAAATGGAACGAAGAATTCTACTTCAGA GTGTGTCCGCAGAATCACAGGCTACTCTTTGAGGTGTTTGATGAAAACAGATTG ACCAGAGATGATTTCCTGGGACAAGTTGACGTTCCTCTCAGTCATTTGCCG ACAGAGGACCCTGCCATGGAGCGTCCCTACACGTTTAAAGACTTCCTCTTGCGGCCCAGAAG TCACAAGTCCAGGGTGAAGGGTTACCTGCGTCTAAAGATGGCCTATCTGCCCAAACAaggaggacaagaggaggaggctggagagatgagggaggaggctgag GGATGGGATGAGTCTGCGGACTCAGGCTCCCAGCGGCCCCAGCAGCTGCTGCCCCCATTGCCCCCAGGCTGGGAAGAGAAGGTGGACAACCTGGGACGCACGTACTACGTCAACCACAACAACCGCTCTACGCAGTGGAAACGGCCCTCTAACAT ggATGTGATTTCAGAGACTGAGAGTGACAATCAGCAGCGGCAGATCCATCAGGAAGCACACCGTGTTTTCCGTTCGAGGCGTCACATCAGCGAAGACCTAGAGAATGAGCACCTGGAGCCCAGGGAACTGGACAAT TCCTGGGAGCTCATCACGGAAGAGGATCCTAACGACAGCATGGCCCAGTCTCTGCCCGGCCCCTCCTCCGTCATGACCCCACAACACCCGCCGACACCCGTCACCCAGGAGTTCTCCGAAGACTTAAATCTGAGGCTGTCCCTCACTCCCGATAGCAACGGCGAAGTGCCAGGGcccagctctgctctg GGCCAGCTGTCAAACAGGCTCCGATCCTCCAGTATGACCGACGGTGTCAGCGATCAGGCCCAGGCTCCTCCTCTTATG CAGGGTTCCCAGACCAGAAGAACACGAGCTCAAACAGTCTCAGGTGGTGAGGAGTCTATG TCTCCCTCTGCGACTGCCTACACCTTGACCACCCCTGGCCTGCCCCCTggatgggaggagaggaaggacggCAAGGGAAGAACTTATTACGTCAACCATAACAACCGCACCACTACCTGGACTAGGCCAATTGTGCAG CTCACTGAAGACGGAGCCagcacctcagcagcagcagcagcagcagcagcatcagcagcagcagcatcagcatcaggaGGAGCCTCGGCCTTGCCACCCGcatccaccccctcctcctcttccaatGCCTCCAACAACCACCTCCATGAGCCCCAAGTCCGACGACCTCGTAGCCTCAGCTCCCCCACTGTCACCCTTTCCACCCCCTTGGAG gGAGCCAACAACATCCAGGTGCGGAGGGCTGTGAAGGACACGTTCTCCAACCCGCAGTCTCCCCAGCCGTCCCCCTACAGCTCCCCCAAGTCACAGCACAAGACACAGCAGAGCTTCCTGCCCCCAGGCTGGGAGATGAGGATAGCCCCCAATGGACGGCCATTCTTCATCGACCACAACAGCAGAACCACCACCTGG GAGGACCCCAGGTTGAAATATCCAGTCCATATGAGGAATAAGAACTCAATGGAGCCGGGCGAGCTTGGTCCTCTTCCT cCTGGATGGGAGGAAAGGGTTCACTCAGACGGACGCACTTTCTACATTGACCACA ATACAAAGAACACACAATGGGAGGACCCTCGTCTGCAGAGTCCAGCCATCACAGGACCT GCCGTTCCCTACTCCAGAGAGTTCAAGCAGAAATACGACTACTTCAGGAAGAAATTGAAGAAACCG GCTGACATCCCCAACCGATTCGAGATGAAGTTACACAGGAACAACATCTTTGAAGAGTCGTACCGTCGAATCATGTCCCTGAAGAGGCCTGATGTCCTGAAGGCGCGGCTGTGGATCGAGTTTGAGTCGGAGAAAGGACTGGACTACGGTGGTGTGGCCAGAGAGTGGTTCTTCCTCCTATCGAAGGAGATGTTCAACCCTTACTACGGCCTGTTCGAATACTCTGCCAC GGACAACTACACTCTCCAGATCAATCCCAACTCTGGCCTGTGCAACGAGGACCACCTCTCCTACTTCAAGTTCATCGGACGTGTGGCAGGAATGGCTGTGTTTCATGGAAAACTGCTGGATG GTTTTTTCATCCGACCCTTCTACAAGATGATGCTGGGGAAGCAGATCTCTCTTAAAGACATGGAGTCTGTG GACAGTGAATACTACAACTCTCTGAAGTGGATTCTGGAGAATGATCCCACTGAGCTGGACCTGAGGTTTTGTATTGATGAGGACAACTTTGGACAG ACGTATCAGGTGGACTTGAAGCCCAGCGGCTCAGACATGGTGGTCACCAATGAGAACAAAAAGGAATACATAGA CCTGGTCATCCAGTGGAGGTTTGTCAATCGGGTCCAGAAGCAGATGAACGCCTTCTTGGAG GGCTTCACTGAGCTCATTCTCATAGATCTGATCAAGATCTTCGATGAAAACGAACTGGAG CTGCTCATGTGTGGTCTTGGTGACGTCGACGTCAACGACTGGAGACAACACACTGTTTACAAGAACGGCTACTGTCCCAACCATCCTGTTATACAGTGGTTCTGGAAG GTCGTCCTGTTGATGGATGCTGAAAAGAGGATCCGACTCCTCCAGTTTGTTACGGGAACGTCACGAGTGCCCATGAATGGCTTTGCTGAGCTCTATG gtTCTAATGGACCTCAGCTGTTCACAATTGAACAGTGGGGAACACCAGATAAGCTGCCAAGAGCCCACACCTG TTTCAACCGCTTGGATCTGCCCACTTATGAGTCGTTTGAGGACCTGAGAGAGAAACTCCTCATGGCGGTGGAGAACGCACAGGGCTTCGAGGGGGTCGACTAA
- the nedd4l gene encoding E3 ubiquitin-protein ligase NEDD4-like isoform X3, with translation MAATYEPIYGLSEDEHETRVLRVKVIAGIDLAKKDIIGASDPYVKLSLYVADENRELALVQTKTIKKTLNPKWNEEFYFRVCPQNHRLLFEVFDENRLASSKNGLFHLTQTRDDFLGQVDVPLSHLPTEDPAMERPYTFKDFLLRPRSHKSRVKGYLRLKMAYLPKQGGQEEEAGEMREEAEGWDESADSGSQRPQQLLPPLPPGWEEKVDNLGRTYYVNHNNRSTQWKRPSNMDVISETESDNQQRQIHQEAHRVFRSRRHISEDLENEHLEPRELDNSWELITEEDPNDSMAQSLPGPSSVMTPQHPPTPVTQEFSEDLNLRLSLTPDSNGEVPGPSSALGQLSNRLRSSSMTDGVSDQAQAPPLMQGSQTRRTRAQTVSGGEESMSPSATAYTLTTPGLPPGWEERKDGKGRTYYVNHNNRTTTWTRPIVQLTEDGASTSAAAAAAAASAAAASASGGASALPPASTPSSSSNASNNHLHEPQVRRPRSLSSPTVTLSTPLEGANNIQVRRAVKDTFSNPQSPQPSPYSSPKSQHKTQQSFLPPGWEMRIAPNGRPFFIDHNSRTTTWEDPRLKYPVHMRNKNSMEPGELGPLPPGWEERVHSDGRTFYIDHNTKNTQWEDPRLQSPAITGPAVPYSREFKQKYDYFRKKLKKPADIPNRFEMKLHRNNIFEESYRRIMSLKRPDVLKARLWIEFESEKGLDYGGVAREWFFLLSKEMFNPYYGLFEYSATDNYTLQINPNSGLCNEDHLSYFKFIGRVAGMAVFHGKLLDGFFIRPFYKMMLGKQISLKDMESVDSEYYNSLKWILENDPTELDLRFCIDEDNFGQTYQVDLKPSGSDMVVTNENKKEYIDLVIQWRFVNRVQKQMNAFLEGFTELILIDLIKIFDENELELLMCGLGDVDVNDWRQHTVYKNGYCPNHPVIQWFWKVVLLMDAEKRIRLLQFVTGTSRVPMNGFAELYGSNGPQLFTIEQWGTPDKLPRAHTCFNRLDLPTYESFEDLREKLLMAVENAQGFEGVD, from the exons ACCCTCAACCCCAAATGGAACGAAGAATTCTACTTCAGA GTGTGTCCGCAGAATCACAGGCTACTCTTTGAGGTGTTTGATGAAAACAGATTG GCTTCTTCCAAGAATGGCCTTTTCCATCTCACACAG ACCAGAGATGATTTCCTGGGACAAGTTGACGTTCCTCTCAGTCATTTGCCG ACAGAGGACCCTGCCATGGAGCGTCCCTACACGTTTAAAGACTTCCTCTTGCGGCCCAGAAG TCACAAGTCCAGGGTGAAGGGTTACCTGCGTCTAAAGATGGCCTATCTGCCCAAACAaggaggacaagaggaggaggctggagagatgagggaggaggctgag GGATGGGATGAGTCTGCGGACTCAGGCTCCCAGCGGCCCCAGCAGCTGCTGCCCCCATTGCCCCCAGGCTGGGAAGAGAAGGTGGACAACCTGGGACGCACGTACTACGTCAACCACAACAACCGCTCTACGCAGTGGAAACGGCCCTCTAACAT ggATGTGATTTCAGAGACTGAGAGTGACAATCAGCAGCGGCAGATCCATCAGGAAGCACACCGTGTTTTCCGTTCGAGGCGTCACATCAGCGAAGACCTAGAGAATGAGCACCTGGAGCCCAGGGAACTGGACAAT TCCTGGGAGCTCATCACGGAAGAGGATCCTAACGACAGCATGGCCCAGTCTCTGCCCGGCCCCTCCTCCGTCATGACCCCACAACACCCGCCGACACCCGTCACCCAGGAGTTCTCCGAAGACTTAAATCTGAGGCTGTCCCTCACTCCCGATAGCAACGGCGAAGTGCCAGGGcccagctctgctctg GGCCAGCTGTCAAACAGGCTCCGATCCTCCAGTATGACCGACGGTGTCAGCGATCAGGCCCAGGCTCCTCCTCTTATG CAGGGTTCCCAGACCAGAAGAACACGAGCTCAAACAGTCTCAGGTGGTGAGGAGTCTATG TCTCCCTCTGCGACTGCCTACACCTTGACCACCCCTGGCCTGCCCCCTggatgggaggagaggaaggacggCAAGGGAAGAACTTATTACGTCAACCATAACAACCGCACCACTACCTGGACTAGGCCAATTGTGCAG CTCACTGAAGACGGAGCCagcacctcagcagcagcagcagcagcagcagcatcagcagcagcagcatcagcatcaggaGGAGCCTCGGCCTTGCCACCCGcatccaccccctcctcctcttccaatGCCTCCAACAACCACCTCCATGAGCCCCAAGTCCGACGACCTCGTAGCCTCAGCTCCCCCACTGTCACCCTTTCCACCCCCTTGGAG gGAGCCAACAACATCCAGGTGCGGAGGGCTGTGAAGGACACGTTCTCCAACCCGCAGTCTCCCCAGCCGTCCCCCTACAGCTCCCCCAAGTCACAGCACAAGACACAGCAGAGCTTCCTGCCCCCAGGCTGGGAGATGAGGATAGCCCCCAATGGACGGCCATTCTTCATCGACCACAACAGCAGAACCACCACCTGG GAGGACCCCAGGTTGAAATATCCAGTCCATATGAGGAATAAGAACTCAATGGAGCCGGGCGAGCTTGGTCCTCTTCCT cCTGGATGGGAGGAAAGGGTTCACTCAGACGGACGCACTTTCTACATTGACCACA ATACAAAGAACACACAATGGGAGGACCCTCGTCTGCAGAGTCCAGCCATCACAGGACCT GCCGTTCCCTACTCCAGAGAGTTCAAGCAGAAATACGACTACTTCAGGAAGAAATTGAAGAAACCG GCTGACATCCCCAACCGATTCGAGATGAAGTTACACAGGAACAACATCTTTGAAGAGTCGTACCGTCGAATCATGTCCCTGAAGAGGCCTGATGTCCTGAAGGCGCGGCTGTGGATCGAGTTTGAGTCGGAGAAAGGACTGGACTACGGTGGTGTGGCCAGAGAGTGGTTCTTCCTCCTATCGAAGGAGATGTTCAACCCTTACTACGGCCTGTTCGAATACTCTGCCAC GGACAACTACACTCTCCAGATCAATCCCAACTCTGGCCTGTGCAACGAGGACCACCTCTCCTACTTCAAGTTCATCGGACGTGTGGCAGGAATGGCTGTGTTTCATGGAAAACTGCTGGATG GTTTTTTCATCCGACCCTTCTACAAGATGATGCTGGGGAAGCAGATCTCTCTTAAAGACATGGAGTCTGTG GACAGTGAATACTACAACTCTCTGAAGTGGATTCTGGAGAATGATCCCACTGAGCTGGACCTGAGGTTTTGTATTGATGAGGACAACTTTGGACAG ACGTATCAGGTGGACTTGAAGCCCAGCGGCTCAGACATGGTGGTCACCAATGAGAACAAAAAGGAATACATAGA CCTGGTCATCCAGTGGAGGTTTGTCAATCGGGTCCAGAAGCAGATGAACGCCTTCTTGGAG GGCTTCACTGAGCTCATTCTCATAGATCTGATCAAGATCTTCGATGAAAACGAACTGGAG CTGCTCATGTGTGGTCTTGGTGACGTCGACGTCAACGACTGGAGACAACACACTGTTTACAAGAACGGCTACTGTCCCAACCATCCTGTTATACAGTGGTTCTGGAAG GTCGTCCTGTTGATGGATGCTGAAAAGAGGATCCGACTCCTCCAGTTTGTTACGGGAACGTCACGAGTGCCCATGAATGGCTTTGCTGAGCTCTATG gtTCTAATGGACCTCAGCTGTTCACAATTGAACAGTGGGGAACACCAGATAAGCTGCCAAGAGCCCACACCTG TTTCAACCGCTTGGATCTGCCCACTTATGAGTCGTTTGAGGACCTGAGAGAGAAACTCCTCATGGCGGTGGAGAACGCACAGGGCTTCGAGGGGGTCGACTAA